The proteins below come from a single Salvelinus alpinus chromosome 18, SLU_Salpinus.1, whole genome shotgun sequence genomic window:
- the LOC139544288 gene encoding tubulin beta-4B chain: MREIVHLQAGQCGNQIGAKFWEVISDEHGIDPTGTYHGDSDLQLERINVYYNEATGGKYVPRAVLVDLEPGTMDSVRSGPFGQIFRPDNFVFGQSGAGNNWAKGHYTEGAELVDSVLDVVRKEAESCDCLQGFQLTHSLGGGTGSGMGTLLISKIREEYPDRIMNTFSVVPSPKVSDTVVEPYNATLSVHQLVENTDETYCIDNEALYDICFRTLKLTTPTYGDLNHLVSATMSGVTTCLRFPGQLNADLRKLAVNMVPFPRLHFFMPGFAPLTSRGSQQYRALTVPELTQQMFDAKNMMAACDPRHGRYLTVAAVFRGRMSMKEVDEQMLNVQNKNSSYFVEWIPNNVKTAVCDIPPRGLKMAATFIGNSTAIQELFKRISEQFTAMFRRKAFLHWYTGEGMDEMEFTEAESNMNDLVSEYQQYQDATAEEEGEFEEEGEEELA, encoded by the exons TTCTGGGAAGTGATTAGTGACGAACATGGCATCGACCCCACTGGCACATACCATGGGGACAGTGACCTTCAGCTGGAGAGAATTAATGTGTATTACAATGAAGCCACGG GAGGCAAGTATGTCCCCCGTGCGGTGTTAGTGGACTTGGAGCCTGGTACAATGGACTCTGTGAGGTCGGGTCCCTTTGGACAGATCTTCCGACCAGACAACTTCGTCTTCG GCCAAAGTGGAGCTGGAAACAACTGGGCCAAGGGCCACTACACAGAGGGCGCAGAGCTGGTGGACTCTGTTTTGGATGTGGTGAGGAAAGAGGCAGAGAGCTGTGACTGTCTACAGGGTTTCCAGCTCACCCACTCCCTGGGCGGGGGCACAGGCTCGGGCATGGGCACCCTGCTCATCAGCAAAATCCGCGAGGAGTACCCCGACCGTATCATGAACACATTCAGTGTGGTGCCCTCGCCCAAAGTATCAGACACTGTGGTGGAGCCCTACAATGCCACCCTGTCAGTCCACCAGCTAGTAGAGAACACCGACGAGACCTACTGTATTGACAACGAGGCTCTGTATGACATCTGCTTCCGTACCCTTAAACTTACCACGCCCACCTATGGCGACCTCAACCACCTGGTGTCAGCCACCATGAGCGGGGTCACCACTTGCTTGCGCTTCCCTGGCCAGCTCAACGCTGACCTCCGTAAACTGGCTGTCAACATGGTGCCCTTCCCCCGTCTCCACTTCTTCATGCCGGGCTTCGCCCCCCTGACCAGCAGGGGGAGCCAGCAGTACAGGGCCCTCACTGTGCCCGAGCTCACCCAGCAGATGTTCGATGCCAAGAACATGATGGCAGCTTGCGACCCACGTCACGGCCGTTACCTCACCGTAGCTGCAGTGTTCAGGGGCCGCATGTCCATGAAGGAGGTGGACGAGCAGATGCTGAACGTCCAGAACAAGAACAGCAGCTACTTTGTGGAATGGATCCCCAACAACGTCAAGACCGCTGTCTGCGACATTCCTCCCCGCGGCCTCAAGATGGCCGCCACCTTCATCGGCAACAGCACGGCCATCCAGGAGCTGTTTAAGCGCATCTCCGAGCAGTTCACCGCCATGTTCCGCCGTAAGGCCTTCCTCCATTGGTACACCGGGGAGGGTATGGACGAGATGGAGTTCACTGAGGCTGAGAGCAACATGAATGACCTGGTGTCTGAGTACCAGCAGTACCAGGACGCCACCGCCGAGGAGGAGGGAGAGtttgaggaggaaggagaggaggagctggcGTAA